Proteins from one Chitinivorax tropicus genomic window:
- the cmk gene encoding (d)CMP kinase, with product MNTVPVIAIDGPSASGKGTVAQRVAQRLGWHYLDSGAIYRLAALAAIQKGVALTDEPALAKLARHLDISFAHNHIYLDGETVDDAVRAEETGNAASAIATLPALRAALLDRQRAFRQAPGLVADGRDMASVVFTDAKTKIYLTATAEIRAQRRYRQLLEKGLLEQADNAIFDRILQDIRDRDARDSARTVAPLQQSTDAALLDTTELGIDEAVNQVLALHHRNP from the coding sequence TTGAATACCGTACCGGTCATCGCAATTGATGGCCCGTCTGCCTCGGGTAAAGGCACAGTGGCCCAGCGGGTAGCCCAACGTCTGGGTTGGCACTATCTGGACAGTGGGGCCATCTATCGGCTGGCGGCACTGGCTGCAATCCAGAAAGGCGTGGCGCTGACCGATGAGCCGGCGTTGGCCAAGCTGGCGCGTCACCTCGACATAAGTTTCGCGCACAACCATATCTATCTCGATGGTGAAACTGTCGATGATGCTGTGCGTGCAGAAGAAACCGGCAACGCGGCTTCCGCCATCGCAACCTTGCCGGCATTGCGAGCAGCACTGCTGGATCGCCAGCGCGCTTTCCGGCAAGCACCTGGTTTGGTTGCTGATGGCCGTGATATGGCCTCGGTGGTGTTCACTGATGCGAAAACCAAAATCTACCTGACTGCGACAGCGGAAATCCGTGCTCAACGGAGATATCGCCAATTATTGGAAAAAGGCTTGCTGGAACAGGCGGATAATGCTATATTCGACAGGATTTTGCAGGATATTCGCGACCGTGATGCGCGAGATTCGGCGCGCACCGTAGCTCCCTTGCAACAGTCTACGGATGCTGCATTGCTCGATACGACCGAGCTTGGCATTGATGAAGCAGTCAATCAGGTACTCGCCCTCCATCACCGCAATCCGTAA